The DNA region GCCGGTCGCCGGTCGGCGAGGTCGGCGGCGCCGACGGCCTCGAGCCAGTGCCGCGCGGCGGCGCGCGCGGCCGACCGTGAACGGCCCCTGCAGCGTGGGGCGTAGCCCACATTGGCCGCAACCGTCATGTGTGGGAACAGCATTGGCTGTTGCGTCAGCATTGCCACACCGCGGGCGTGCGCGGGCACGAACGTGCCGGTGCTGGTGTCGGTGACGGCGGTGCCGCCGAGTTCGATCCTGCCGTGATCCGGCCGGAGGAGGCCGGCGATCATCAGCAGCAGCGTCGACTTACCGACACCGTTGGGGCCCAGCACGGCGAGCACCTCGCCGTCGTCGAGGTCGACGTCAAGATCGACTCCGCGATGCTCCAGGCGTGCCTCGACACGCACGGCACTCACAGCGGCCCCGTCAGCCGGCGGCTGGCCGAGGCGATCACGATCGCCGCGGCGACGACGATGAGCAGCAGCGACAGGGCAACCGCGGCATCGGCATCGGTTTCGCGCTGCAGGTAGATCTCCAGGGGCAGTGTCCTGGTCACGCCCTGCAGCGACCCGGCGAACGTCAGCGTCGCGCCGAACTCGCCCAGCGATCGGGCGAACGCCAGCACCGCACCCGACACCAGGCCCGGCAGCACCAACGGCAGCGTCACGGTCCGCAGCACCGTGGTGGGCCGCGCGCCGAGTGTTGCGGCGATGTGGTCATATCCCGATCCGGCTGAACGCAACGCGCCTTCGAGGCTGACGACCAGAAAGGGCAGCGACACGAACGACTGGGCGAGCACCACCGCCGTGGTCGAGAACGCGATCCGGATGCCGAGCACATCGAGGTGCTGGCCGAGCAGTCCCTGCCGGCCGAACGTGTACAGCAGCGCGATCCCGCCGACCACCGGCGGCAGGACCAGCGGCAGCAGCACCAGCGCGCGCAGCACCGGCAGCCCGCGAAAGCTGCCGCGTGCCAGTACAAGAGCCATCGGCACACCGATGACGATGCACACCGCGGTGCTGGCGGTCGCTGTCTTCACGCTGAGAGCCAGTGCCGCAAGGGAGGATTCGGAGGTGATCAAGGGAAAGAACTGCGGCCAGTCGATGTTGAGAAGAACCGCGACAAGCGGCACGATCACGAACGCGGCACCGAGCAGCGCAGGCAGGTAGATCCACGTCGGTAGTCCGACCTGCACCATGCCGGGGCGCACCGTGCTGGTCATGGCGCAGCGAATCCCGCTGCTGCCAACACTTCCTGTCCCTGGGTTCCGGTCACCAGATCGACGAACATCTGCGCGGTGTCCGGACGGTCGGCTTCTTCGAGGGCCGCGATCGGGTAGGTGTTCACCGCGGCGGACGACTCCGGGAACACGACGGTGGTCACCTGATCGCCAGCGGCGACTGCATCGGTGACATACACCAGGCCGGCGTCGGCTTGGCCGGAGGTGATCTTGCCGAGCACGTCGGTGACGGCGGACTCCTCGCTGACCGGCGACAGGCTCACCCCGGTCGCCCGCTCGAGAGTCTCGGTGGCCGATCCACAGGGCACCTGTGGTGCGCACACCACCACTTGGGTTCCCGGCGCAGCCAGATCGGCGAAAGAGGCCACTCCGCGAGGGTTTCCGGGTGGGGTGACGATGGTCAGCGTGTTGGTGGCGAAGTCGACCGGGTCACCGCTGACCAGTCCGGCGTCGACCGCCTTGGACATGTTGTTCGTGTCGGCGGACGCGAAGACGTCGGCGGGTGCGCCCTGCGTGAGTTGGGTGACGAGGTCGGAGGAACCGGCGAAGTTGAACGTCACCGTCGTTCCGGGATGGTCCTTTTCGAATCGGGCGCCCAACTCGGTGAACGTCGACTTCAGTGACGCCGCAGCAAAAACCGTGACGTCGGTGCTGTCGGTCTGCGGCGACGAACAACCTGTGAGAACCCACAGTGCCGCGGCGACACAGACGACCGTCCTCACGACGTCCCCGCCGGTGTTTCGACGATGACCGTGGTGGCCTTCACCACAGCCTCGGCGACCACACCCGGTTCGAGGCCCAGATGGCGCGCCGACTCGGCGCTCATCAGCGAGACCACGGTGAACGGACCACACTGCATCTGCACCTCGGCCATGACCCGATCCGCGGTCACCTTGGTGACCAGGCCGACGAACCGGTTGCGCGCGGAACTTCCGACGCCGAGCAGATCGGGCGGCGGCGACGCGTGGTCACCCGCGAATTCGGCGAGCACGTCGCCGGCGATCACCTTGCGGCCCGTGTCGTCCTTATAGGACGCCAGGGTGCCGCCGTCGATCCAGCGGCGCACGGTGTCATCGCTGACCCCGAGCAGGGCTGCGGCGTCCTTGATCCGAATGGGCGGCACCACGTGGCCCTCTTTTCCGCATTTACTGAATGAAGATCCCACTCTATCCGTATCAGCGGAAACGGGGTATGCGGGTCAGTCGTCGTCGAGGACCGAGAACGGCTCGGTCGGCGTCTCGACCACCATCAGCTGTGCCGCCGACTCCGACGGAACGACTCGGCGGGCCAGCGCCTGCAGCGCCTGCTCGGTGCCCACGTCACGGCCGGCCTGCTCGGAGAGCAGCCAGCGCACCTCGAGCAGATCGCAGTACGCCTGGATCGGTGTTCCGGTACCCCCGAGCGCGGAATGCGCGCGATGCATCGTCGGCGTGGCGACCTCCATCACCCACAGTTGCGCAGCGGTGCGCTCGTCGACGTCGTGTCCCGCCTCGCGGCAGAGCTGCCCCTGGTACGCCTGGATATCGCCCAGCAGGATGCGGGCCTGCCCCTCGCCGACGTCCAGCCCCGTCAGCCGCTGCAGTTGGGTTGCGTGAAAGCGGCGGTCACCGACCGCCACATGCAGACGAAGCTCGTCGGCGCCGGCACTCACCGGCTGCAGGGACACCTCGTCGACGGCGAAGCCCAGCTCGTTGAGCCTGCGGATGGTCCCCTCCACCCGGTAGCGGTCGGCGAAACCGAAGGTCGGCTCGGAGTGGAGCAGGTCCCACAGTCTCTCGTAGCGCCGTCGGATGCTCAGCGCCTCCTGGATGAATCCTGCTTCCAGTTCCGGCTTTTCGAGCTTGGCCGCCACATCCAGCAGTCCCGCCGCGACGTTCTCGACGGTGATGTCGATGTCGTGGGTCCGCTGTCCGTCGGAGAGCCGCGGATGGACCTCGCTGGTCTCGGCGTCGACGAGGAACGCCTGCAAGACCTGTCCGTCGCGGGAGAACAGTGTGTTGGCCAGCGAGCAGTCACCCCAGAAGACCCCGTGCCGGTGTAGTTCGACCAGCAGCGTGGCCATCGCGTCGAACAGTCGGGCGCGGTGCTTGGGTGCATCGGCCGGCAGTCGCATGAACAGCCGCCGGTACTGCCACGAACCGACGAGGTATCGGGTCAGCAGGATCGCGGTGTCGAAGTCCGGTTGGAACACCAGCCCGGCGGGTCGAACCGCGTTCAGACCCATCTCTTCCAACCGGCTCAGCACGTCGTATTCGCGGGCGGCGATCCGCGGCGGCAGTTCCTTGACGGCCCACAGTTCGCCGTCGGAGTCGACGAACTTCACGAGGTGCCGGCTGGGTCCGACCGCGATGTCGCGCAGCGGAACCTCGGGCACCATCCACTCGGCCAGCGGGCGGTCCCAGGGCAGCGCCAGCAATCCCGGGCACGGGGCCCGTAGCCGCAGCTCGGGAGCTGCCATCGGCGTGTGGGTTCCGCAGCTCAGCCGGTGGACGCTGCGTGCCGCCCGCGGGACTCTGCTGAACGCGTGAGGTTGTCACCGGTCTGAGGATCGAACAGGTGCAGCCTCTCGTCGTCGAGCCACAAGGTGGCCTTGTCACCCGAACGCACCCGGCTCAACGGATCCAGCTCCACGCAGATCTGCGTGCGCAGCTGCTCACTGTCGAGCTCGCTGGCCAGCTCGGCGAGCTGGCCGGAAATCTCCGCGGTGGCTTCGAAGGGCACAAACGCGTACTGCTCGTTGCCCAGCCACTCGGTCACATCGATGTCGACGTCGAAAGTGACTCCGCGGGAGCGCTTGTCGGCGTCGACGAACTCGGCGTCCTCGAACGCCCCCGGCCGGATCCCGGCGATGTAGACCTTCCCGTCCTCGACGGCGTCGCGCCACTCGTCGCGCAGCGGGATCGTCACGAACGGCAGCTCGATCTCGTTGCCGGTCACCCGCGCGGGCACGAAGTTCATCGGCGGAGAGCCGATGAAGCCTGCGACGAAGAGATTGACCGGCTGGTCGTAGAGCTCGCGCGGGCTGGCGACCTGTTGCATGATGCCCCTCTTCAGCACTGCGACACGGTCGCCGAGGGTCATGGCCTCGGTCTGATCGTGGGTGACGTACACCGTCGTGACCCCGAGGCGGCGTTGCAGCCGAAGGATCTCGGTGCGCATCTGGCCGCGCAGTTTCGCGTCGAGATTGCTCAACGGCTCGTCGAAGAGGAACGCGTCGGCCTGGCGGACGATCGCGCGTCCCATCGCCACCCGCTGGCGCTGGCCGCCGGACAGGTTGGCCGGCTTCCGGTCGAGATGCTCGCCGAGTTCGAGGGTGTCCGCCGCCTCGGTGACGAGCTTGCGGATCTCGTCGTCGGAGTGCTTGCCGGACAGCCGAAGCGGGAACGCGATGTTCTCGAAGACCGTCAGGTGCGGGTACAGCGCGTAGTTCTGGAACACCATGGCCAGGTTGCGGTCGCGCGGGGCCTTGTCGTTGACGCGGGTGTCGCCGATCAGCATGTCACCGGAGGTGATGTCCTCCAGACCCACGATCATCCGCAGCAGCGTGGACTTCCCGCAGCCGGACGGTCCGACGAGGATGACGAACTCGCCGTCGGCGATGTCGAGGCTGACGTCGTTGACGGCCGGGAAGCCGTCGTCGTACTTCTTGACGATGTTGCGCATCGTGATTGCTGCCATGGGTTATCCCTTCACTGCTCCGGAAGTCAGGCCGGCGACGATGCGCCGTTGGAAGATGAGGACCAAGATGACGACGGGGATCGTGACGATCACCGACGCGGCCATGATGTAGGGCACTGGCGACTCGAAGTAGGACGCGCCCTGGAAGAACGCCAACGCCGCCGGCACCGTGCGGGCGCTGTCGGTGGACGTCAGCGAGATGGCGAAGAGGAAGTCGTTCCAGCAGAAGAAGAACGTCAGGATCGCCGTGGTGAACACCCCCGGCGCCGCCAACGGGACGATCACCTTGCGGAAGGCCTGCCATGAGGTGGCGCCGTCCACCTGCGCGGCATGTTCCATCTCCCAGGGGATCTGGCGGAAGAACGCCGACATCGTCCAGATCGACAGCGGCAGCGCGAATGTCAGATACGGGATGATCAGACCCAGCCAGGTGTCGTAGATCCCCAGTCCGCGCCACATGTCGAACAGCGGGCCCACCAGGGCTGCCTGCGGGAACATCGCGATGCCCAGGGCCAGAGACAGCAACACCTTCTTGCCGCGGAACTCCAGGCGCGCGATGGCATACGCCGCGAACATCGCGATGACCACCGAGATGCCCGTGGCGATGACCGCGATGCCGATCGAGTTGATCAGCGCCCTGGTGAACAGCGGATTGCTGAAGATCTGGGCGAAGTTGTCGAGGGTGAATGTGCTCGGCAGGAAGGACGGTGTACCCGAGACGATGTCCGACGGTGGCTTGAAGGCCAGGCTGATCATCCACAGCATCGGCGCGAAGCTGTAGATGAGGATGACGATGCCTGCGATCGTCCACCACTTGGTGTTCTTGGTCACTGGTCACCCCTGACTTGCGAGAGGTCGGTTTTGAAGACCTTGATGAAGATCCAGGCGATCAGGACGACGGACAGGAACAACAACACCGAGACCGCCGACCCCATACCGAGATTCACCAGCGTGACGTTCTGCCGATAGGCCAGGAACGAGATCGTCTCGGTGTTGTTCGCGCCTGCGGTCATCACGTACGGGTTGTCGAAGATCCGCCACGCGTCCAGCGTGCGGAACAGCAGCGCCACCATGATCGCGGCCTTCATGTTCGGCAGCGTGATCTTCCAGAGTCGTTGCCATGCGGTGGCGCCGTCGACCTTGGCGGCCTCCTGCATGTCTTCGGGGACCTGCACCAGACCGGCCAGCAGCAGCAGCGAGATGAACGGTGTGGTCTTCCAGATCTCCGAGAGGCAGATGACGAAGATGGCGGACCACCGGTCACCGAACCAGTCGAACTCCGACAGGTTCAGCCACTGGTTGACGAAACCGGAATCGATGGCGAAGGCGTAGCGCCAGATGAACGCCGACACCACGGTGACGATGCCGTACGGGATGAGGATCGCCGTGCGCAGCGGGCCGCGCCCCCGAACGATGCGCAGCATCACGAAGGCGAACCAGAAACCGAGCACGAGCTCGACCGCCACCGTGACGACCGTGATGACCAGTGTGGTGACGAAGTCGTTCCACCACAGCGGGTCGGTGAGGATGACGAGGTAGTTGCTCAACCCGACGAAGCTGCGACCTTCCGGGTCGGTGAGGCGGAAGTTGTACAGCGACAACACCAGTGCGTAGCCCAGCGGGTACGCGGTGACCAGCAGCATCACCACATACGACGGAAGGGTCAGGTAGAACCCGAGCCGGCGCTCGCCCTTGATGCGCTCACTGGCTACCGGCTTGCCGGGGTCCTTCTGGATCGGGGCATCCTGAACAGCCGTCACAGCAGCCGCCTCCCCGCCAGCACGTCAGCCATGAATTGGTCTGTCCTTTCCGGTGTTTCGGCGTTCACCGAGGCCGGCGGGTGCCAGGTCTGCTGGATCGCGCCCGAGATGTCGGTGTAGAAGGGGCTCGGCGGGCGGGGCCCCCCGTCGCCGATGGACTCCCGGATGAGGTCGGCGTTGGCATACTCGGCGCGGATGTCGGGGTTGTCATACGACGCGGCGTACGGCGAGGGCTCGCTCTCGTCGAGCATGTACTGGGTGGCCATGGGCTCGGCGTTGATGCATTCGACCAGAGCCACCGCCTGGTCGGGGTACTCCGTGTACGCACCGATGCCGAGGTTCGCGCCACCCAACGGCGGCGCGCTGGGACGGTCAGGGGAGACCCTGGGGTAACGGGCCCAGCCGATGTCGTCGACCACCTCTTGCGGCAGCGTGCCCTCCTCGGCGGCGCTGCGGGCCGCGGCCAGGACGTAGGGCCAGTTGACCATGAACATGCCCTGCTCGGACTGGAAGTTGGCGCGCGCCTGCTCCTCCGACGCGTTGGACATGTCGACGGGCGCGGCAGGGGACCGACCGAGGTTGCCGACGATCTCGGCGGCTTTCTCCCCGGGTGGGGAGGCCAGCGACGGCCTGGCATTGCGGCCTGCCTCGACGTCCTCGAGCAGTGCGCCGCCGCCGGAGAGCACCAGCGCGTTGATCAACACCGTGTAACCCTCGTAGCGCTGTGCCTGCACCGCGATCTTCTTGTTCTGTCCCACAGCGGCTTTGAGCATCTCGTCCCACGTGAACGTCGGCGAGGCGGGATCGACGCCGGCGGCGGCCGCGGCGGACTTGCGATACCAGAGCAGCTGGGCGTTGGACTTGTAGGGCGCCCCGTAAAGGGTGTCCTCCCATATGCCCGTCTCGATGGGGGCGGGCAGCATTCCCGCGGTCAGCCGGCTGGTCTCCTCTGCGGTGTAGGGGCGAAGGAAGCCGGCGTTGGCGAATTCGGCGGTGAACACCACGTCCATGCTCACCAGATCAATCGAGGAATCGCCGGCGGCGAGGCGGCGGACCATCTGCTCGCGCTGGGCGGTGGCGGTACTGGGCAGCGACTCGATGCGCACCTGGTAGGCCCCGTTGGATGCCTCCGCGCACTGCTCAGCGCGTGCCACGGAGCCGCCGTTGTCGGGCAGGATGTACCACGTCAGTGTCGGGGGACCACCCTGACTGCCGCAGCCGGACAACAGCGTTGCCGCGACCAGAGGCGCGCTGGCCAGCGCGATTGCGCGGCGGCGTCGCCCCCGGGCGAACTGAATTCGTTTCATCACGTCCTCGTCCAAGAAAAGCCTGCAACGACGCCCGAGTCCGGATGAGGGCCACGGGCAGCACATTCGGTACGCGACGAGTGTGTCACAGTTCACAACGCTGATGGGACAGCGGTCTCAGCGCGGCGGGGCGGTGGATCCGCGGACGACCAGCCGGGTAGGCAGCGTCGACACCTCCTCCGGTGCCTCCACCGCGTCAGGATCGAGTTGAGCGAGCACCTGCCGCGCCGCGATCAGGCCCTGATCGCGCACCGGCTGCGCGACCGTCGTCAGGTCACTCAGGTCGGCCGACGGGTGGTCGTCGACCCCGATGACCGAGATTTGATGCGGGACAGAGATTCCAGACTTGCTCAGGGTGCGCAGCGCGCCGAGTGCCATCTCATCGGAATGGCAGAACACCGCGGTGGGTAACTGCGGCATGCTCAGCAGCATCTCCATGCCCTGCGCGCCGCCGTCGATTCCCCACTCGGCGATCACCACGATCGGGTCGGTCAGGCCGGCCTCGTCGATCTGCCGATGGAATCCCCGGATGCGTCCCTCATTGGTCGCCCACGGTGTGCCTTCTTCGTCTCGGGCCTGGATCATCGCGATGTCGCTGTGGCCGATGCGTACCAGGTGCCCGACGGCCTGTCTGGCGGCCAACTCCTCGTTGATGCCCACCCAGGGGTGACTGTCGCCGGGGTGATGCCCGCCGACGAACACGGTGGGCACCCCGAGTTGGTCCAGTCGCGTGCGCTCACGGGCGGTCAGCGGCACCGAGGCAACGATCACCGCGTCCACCTTGCGCCGCAACGGAAGCGCCTCGAAGAATCGGTAGCGGGAAGCGGAGTCCGGCAGCGCGTAGAGAACCAGATCCATGCCGACAGTGTCGAATTCGCCGGCGATCCCGGCGAGTACGGTCGAGTAGAACCACGCGTCTATGCGTGGCACCACGACACCGACTCGGCCGGTGGCTCCACCCGATAGGCGCGACGCCTCGGGGGACACCACGTATGCCAGCTCGCGAGCCGCGCGCAGAATGCGTTCCCGGGTGGTGGGGGAGACACCGGACTCGCCACGGAGCGCACGCGACACCGAGGCGATCGACACACCCGAACGCCGCGCCACATCGGTCATGTTGACCGTCTGTTTTGGGATCATCAAAACCCCACCGTAACGGAACGTAACTATTTGCGCTGATGCTTCACTGATTGACATGGTCAAGAGACACCGCGATTCTGGTGACGAAAACGTTTGCGCAGATTCCTCGAGGAGTGCCGTGGTTCCCGTCGTACCGTCCTGGTGGCAGACCGCCGTCGTCTACCAGGTCTACATCCGCAGCTTCGCCGACGGTAACGGCGACGGCATCGGTGACGTCCACGGGCTGCGGATGCGGCTGCCCTATGTGGCGCAGCTCGGAGTTGATGCCATCTGGATCAACCCGTGGTATCCCTCGCCGATGGCCGACGCAGGTTACGACGTCGCCGACTACCGCGACATCGAGCCGTCCTACGGAACCCTCGACGAGGCGCAGGCACTGATCTCCGAAGCGCACGCGCTCGGGATCCGGGTGCTGCTCGACATCGTGCCCAACCACACGTCCGATGAGCACGCGTGGTTTCGCGCGGCGCTTCGTGACGAGCCAGGGGCGCGGCAGCGCTACCACTTCCGTCCGGGGGCCGGCGACGACGGTGGGCTCCCGCCCAACAACTGGCAGAGCGTGTTCGGCGGCCCCGCCTGGACACAGGTGGCCGATGGCGACTGGTATCTACATCTCTTCGCCCCCGGTCAGCCCGACCTCAACTGGGAACACGACGAGGTGCGCCGTGAGTTCGAGGACATCCTGGCCTTCTGGTTCGACCGCGGCGTCGACGGCTTCCGCATCGATGTGGCACACGGTCTGGTCAAAGAGGCGGATCTGCCCGACGCGGTCGATACGGCCGATGTCGCGCAGACCCTCGTCCAGCCCAACGAGGGGCATCCGGCCTGGGACCAGGACGGGGTGCACGAGGTCTACCGCGGGTGGCGTTCGGTGGCCGACCGGTATTCGCCCGAGCGGATATTCATCGCCGAAGCGTGGGTACCGAGCAATGAGCGGCTCGCGCGCTACCTCCGGCCTGACGAGTTGCACACCGCATTCCAGTTCGACTTCCTGCGGACTCCCTGGCGCGCTGAGCTCCTCCGCTCCGTGGTGGACGACGCCATCGGCGCGGCGGCGACAGTGGGTGCGCCGCCGACCTGGGTGCTGTCCAACCACGACGTGCCCCGCACCGTGACGCGGTTCTCCCGGTCCCAGCCGATGCATCTGATCGAAACCGACTGGGAGCGAGCACGCTGGGCCGGTGAGGACCCCGATCACGAGCTCGGCCGCCGGCGCGCCCGCGCCGCCGCTCTGGTGCAGTTGGCACTGCCGGGAACCGCCTACGTCTATCAGGGTGAGGAACTGGCTCTCGAAGAGGTCGAGAACCTTCCCGACGAGGCGCGCCAGGACCCTGCATGGGTGCAGTCCGGGTTCACCGATGTCGGCCGGGACGGATGCCGTATTCCGTTGCCATGGAGCGACACATCCGCGCCCTATGGATTTGCACCCGATGACAGCGCCGCCACGTGGCTTCCGCAGCCGGAGGACTGGGCGGAACACAGTGTCGAGGCTCAGGATCGTGACCCGAATTCGACACTGAACCTGTATCGGGACGCGTTGCGGCTGCGACCGGAGCTGTGGCGCGACGCCGGCGACGTGACGTGGCTCGAGGTGGCGGCCGACGTCGCTGCATTCGAGCGCGGCGGCGCCCAGTGCTGGGTGAACACCGGCGAGACCGGAGTGCTGCTGCCGGGGTCGCTGTCGGTGGTGCTGTCGTCGGCACCGGGTGTCGACGGAACTCTGCCCCCGGACACGGCCGTGTGGCTCGCCTCCGGGCAGTCGCCGAAGTAGTGACCCAGGAGGGGTCTTTGTGCCCTCTTCAGTCGGCGGCCTCCCGGCGCACCCTGGAAGGCGACGATGACTCCTGAAGGGGGTGGCGGGGTGAACGCGGAGTTTCCGGATTCCGAGACCATCGGTGCCGCGCTGTCGCTGGCAGTCCGTGCGCCGTCGGTGCACAACTCTCAACCCTGGCAGTGGCGGCTGGGTGATGGCAGCGTGCATCTCTACGCCAACCCGGAACTGCTTCTGCCGCACACTGATCCCGACGGCCGTGACCTGATGCTGAGTTGTGGGGCCACACTCAATCACTGTGTGGTGGCGCTGGCGGCGTTGGGGTGGCAGTCCAAAGTCCACCGCTTCCCGAACCCGGCCGCGCCGAATCACCTCGCCGTGCTCGAACTGCACCGCTATCCCGCGGCCGATGTCGACGTGGCGCTGGCCGCGGCGATTCCCCGCCGCCGCACCGACCGGCGGCACTACAGCTCGTGGCCGGTGCCGCGCGGCGATATCGCACTGATGGGTGCGCGGGCGGCCAGAGGGGGCGTCACCCTTCGCCGGGTCGACGACCTTGCGGGTTTGCAGCGAGTTGTCACCGAAGCAGCGCGGCGGCACGCGGCCGACAAGCAATATCTGAGTGAACTGGCCACGTGGAGCGGGCGGTACGCATCGACCGCCGGGGTGCCCGCACGAAGTGTCCCCGGCGTTGACGGCTCCGGACCGATTCCCGTGCGGGCGTTCGCGGGTGGAGTGCTGTTGCAGCCACCCAACACGGAGCCGGCCGATGACCACGCGGTTGTCCTCGCGCTTGGAACGGTGGGTGACGACCCGATGTCGCGGTTGCGTGCGGGTGAAGTGACCAGCACCGTGCTCCTGACGGCTACGGCTCTGGGGTTGGCGAGTTGCCCGATCACCGAGCCGCTCGAGATCGCGGACACCCGCGAGGCGGTGCGCCGCGAGGTCTTCGGCGCAGACGGCTATCCGCAGATGCTGCTGCGGATCGGGTGGGCGCCGATCAACGCCGATCCGCTTCCGTCGACGCCGCGCCGCGATCTATCGGAAGTGGTTGCACGGCTCGATGATTGGTCGCCGACGTGATGTGAGTTCTGATCCGGGCGACTCCGCCGGTCACTCGGCGCCGGGTCGGCGCGGCCGGTGGAGTTTGGACACGAATACCGCAGCCTGGGTGCGACGTTCCATCCCCAGCTTGGCCAGCAGGCGTGACACATAGTTCTTGACGGTCTTCTCGGCGAGGAACATTCGCGCAGCGATCTGTTTGTTGGTCAGTCCCTCACCGAGCAGGTCGAGAAGCACCCGCTCCTGATCGGTCAGGTCCGACAGGGGATCGGAGCGTTCCCCTTCGCCACGAAGTTTGGCCATCAGGGCTGCAGCCGCCCGGTTGTCGAGCAACGATCGGCCGGCGCCGACCTCTTTGATCGCGTTGGCCAATTCCATGCCTTTGATGTCCTTGACGACGTAGCCGCTGGCACCGGCGAGGATCGCGTCGAGCATCGCTTCATCGGAGGTGAAGGAGGTGAGCATGAGGCACCGAAGGTCCGGGAGCAGGGAGAGCAGGTCGCGGCACAGTTCGATCCCATTACCGTCGGGCAACCGAACGTCGAGAACGGCCACGTCCGGTTGCATCGCCGGGATCCGGGCCAGCGCCTCTGCGACCGAACCGGCTTCGCCCACGACG from Mycobacterium sp. DL includes:
- a CDS encoding ABC transporter permease translates to MTSTVRPGMVQVGLPTWIYLPALLGAAFVIVPLVAVLLNIDWPQFFPLITSESSLAALALSVKTATASTAVCIVIGVPMALVLARGSFRGLPVLRALVLLPLVLPPVVGGIALLYTFGRQGLLGQHLDVLGIRIAFSTTAVVLAQSFVSLPFLVVSLEGALRSAGSGYDHIAATLGARPTTVLRTVTLPLVLPGLVSGAVLAFARSLGEFGATLTFAGSLQGVTRTLPLEIYLQRETDADAAVALSLLLIVVAAAIVIASASRRLTGPL
- the modA gene encoding molybdate ABC transporter substrate-binding protein, whose translation is MWVLTGCSSPQTDSTDVTVFAAASLKSTFTELGARFEKDHPGTTVTFNFAGSSDLVTQLTQGAPADVFASADTNNMSKAVDAGLVSGDPVDFATNTLTIVTPPGNPRGVASFADLAAPGTQVVVCAPQVPCGSATETLERATGVSLSPVSEESAVTDVLGKITSGQADAGLVYVTDAVAAGDQVTTVVFPESSAAVNTYPIAALEEADRPDTAQMFVDLVTGTQGQEVLAAAGFAAP
- a CDS encoding TOBE domain-containing protein, producing MPPIRIKDAAALLGVSDDTVRRWIDGGTLASYKDDTGRKVIAGDVLAEFAGDHASPPPDLLGVGSSARNRFVGLVTKVTADRVMAEVQMQCGPFTVVSLMSAESARHLGLEPGVVAEAVVKATTVIVETPAGTS
- a CDS encoding DUF4032 domain-containing protein, producing the protein MAAPELRLRAPCPGLLALPWDRPLAEWMVPEVPLRDIAVGPSRHLVKFVDSDGELWAVKELPPRIAAREYDVLSRLEEMGLNAVRPAGLVFQPDFDTAILLTRYLVGSWQYRRLFMRLPADAPKHRARLFDAMATLLVELHRHGVFWGDCSLANTLFSRDGQVLQAFLVDAETSEVHPRLSDGQRTHDIDITVENVAAGLLDVAAKLEKPELEAGFIQEALSIRRRYERLWDLLHSEPTFGFADRYRVEGTIRRLNELGFAVDEVSLQPVSAGADELRLHVAVGDRRFHATQLQRLTGLDVGEGQARILLGDIQAYQGQLCREAGHDVDERTAAQLWVMEVATPTMHRAHSALGGTGTPIQAYCDLLEVRWLLSEQAGRDVGTEQALQALARRVVPSESAAQLMVVETPTEPFSVLDDD
- the ugpC gene encoding sn-glycerol-3-phosphate ABC transporter ATP-binding protein UgpC, whose product is MAAITMRNIVKKYDDGFPAVNDVSLDIADGEFVILVGPSGCGKSTLLRMIVGLEDITSGDMLIGDTRVNDKAPRDRNLAMVFQNYALYPHLTVFENIAFPLRLSGKHSDDEIRKLVTEAADTLELGEHLDRKPANLSGGQRQRVAMGRAIVRQADAFLFDEPLSNLDAKLRGQMRTEILRLQRRLGVTTVYVTHDQTEAMTLGDRVAVLKRGIMQQVASPRELYDQPVNLFVAGFIGSPPMNFVPARVTGNEIELPFVTIPLRDEWRDAVEDGKVYIAGIRPGAFEDAEFVDADKRSRGVTFDVDIDVTEWLGNEQYAFVPFEATAEISGQLAELASELDSEQLRTQICVELDPLSRVRSGDKATLWLDDERLHLFDPQTGDNLTRSAESRGRHAASTG
- a CDS encoding carbohydrate ABC transporter permease, which produces MTKNTKWWTIAGIVILIYSFAPMLWMISLAFKPPSDIVSGTPSFLPSTFTLDNFAQIFSNPLFTRALINSIGIAVIATGISVVIAMFAAYAIARLEFRGKKVLLSLALGIAMFPQAALVGPLFDMWRGLGIYDTWLGLIIPYLTFALPLSIWTMSAFFRQIPWEMEHAAQVDGATSWQAFRKVIVPLAAPGVFTTAILTFFFCWNDFLFAISLTSTDSARTVPAALAFFQGASYFESPVPYIMAASVIVTIPVVILVLIFQRRIVAGLTSGAVKG
- a CDS encoding sugar ABC transporter permease, with translation MTAVQDAPIQKDPGKPVASERIKGERRLGFYLTLPSYVVMLLVTAYPLGYALVLSLYNFRLTDPEGRSFVGLSNYLVILTDPLWWNDFVTTLVITVVTVAVELVLGFWFAFVMLRIVRGRGPLRTAILIPYGIVTVVSAFIWRYAFAIDSGFVNQWLNLSEFDWFGDRWSAIFVICLSEIWKTTPFISLLLLAGLVQVPEDMQEAAKVDGATAWQRLWKITLPNMKAAIMVALLFRTLDAWRIFDNPYVMTAGANNTETISFLAYRQNVTLVNLGMGSAVSVLLFLSVVLIAWIFIKVFKTDLSQVRGDQ
- a CDS encoding extracellular solute-binding protein; this translates as MKRIQFARGRRRRAIALASAPLVAATLLSGCGSQGGPPTLTWYILPDNGGSVARAEQCAEASNGAYQVRIESLPSTATAQREQMVRRLAAGDSSIDLVSMDVVFTAEFANAGFLRPYTAEETSRLTAGMLPAPIETGIWEDTLYGAPYKSNAQLLWYRKSAAAAAGVDPASPTFTWDEMLKAAVGQNKKIAVQAQRYEGYTVLINALVLSGGGALLEDVEAGRNARPSLASPPGEKAAEIVGNLGRSPAAPVDMSNASEEQARANFQSEQGMFMVNWPYVLAAARSAAEEGTLPQEVVDDIGWARYPRVSPDRPSAPPLGGANLGIGAYTEYPDQAVALVECINAEPMATQYMLDESEPSPYAASYDNPDIRAEYANADLIRESIGDGGPRPPSPFYTDISGAIQQTWHPPASVNAETPERTDQFMADVLAGRRLL
- a CDS encoding LacI family DNA-binding transcriptional regulator; this translates as MIPKQTVNMTDVARRSGVSIASVSRALRGESGVSPTTRERILRAARELAYVVSPEASRLSGGATGRVGVVVPRIDAWFYSTVLAGIAGEFDTVGMDLVLYALPDSASRYRFFEALPLRRKVDAVIVASVPLTARERTRLDQLGVPTVFVGGHHPGDSHPWVGINEELAARQAVGHLVRIGHSDIAMIQARDEEGTPWATNEGRIRGFHRQIDEAGLTDPIVVIAEWGIDGGAQGMEMLLSMPQLPTAVFCHSDEMALGALRTLSKSGISVPHQISVIGVDDHPSADLSDLTTVAQPVRDQGLIAARQVLAQLDPDAVEAPEEVSTLPTRLVVRGSTAPPR